A window from Oreochromis aureus strain Israel breed Guangdong linkage group 16, ZZ_aureus, whole genome shotgun sequence encodes these proteins:
- the LOC116322907 gene encoding uncharacterized protein LOC116322907 — protein sequence MEMSAIPPNTPKHSAEEEEDALAPQVLEILSGISIEAFKTLKQPEDRDVWSLEEGDDSVFYSDEEQAQLNIVTASTASTGIKCRHLANTVADEPSPRREVKAGEEHEADIAKENLDMGREMTHQITWTQEPQKFHTAKAKLMFALDSGEQGADSEPTPGEFMRTCKEFLQPHWTTVEMQAHPEQNASAEEANRQIKEEEVELETHTSALSSFDVPNEEGYARLNREANYPDQLFGAEGQKSGAGWLQVDQKAKQDPNFNVHAGLHQNPHPGYSSLPLVKKSGCSESHQDSFNHLTSTKYSTVSYRRIRRGNTRQKIDEFEYMIINH from the exons ATGGAGATGAGTGCAATCCCTCCAAATACCCCAAAACACAGtgcagaagaggaagaagatgcACTGGCACCTCAGGTACTGGAGATTCTCAGTGGGATCAGCATTGAAGCCTTTAAGACCCTGAAGCAACCTGAAGATAGAGATGTGTGGTCCCTGGAAGAGGGAGATGACTCGGTGTTTTACAGTGATGAGGAGCAAGCTCAGCTGAACATCGTTACTGCATCTACTGCATCAACCGGCATCAAGTGCCGACATCTTGCAAACACTGTGGCAGATGAACCTAGCCCTCGGAGAGAGGTAAAGGCAGGGGAAGAACATGAAGCCGATATTGCCAAAGAAAATTTAGACATGGGAAGGGAAATGACCCATCAGATCACTTGGACTCAAGAACCCCAAAAGTTTCATACGGCCAAAGCTAAACTGATGTTTGCATTAGACTCTGGGGAACAAGGTGCTGATTCTGAACCGACTCCAGGAGAGTTTATGAGAACTTGTAAGGAGTTTTTGCAGCCACACTGGACAACTGTAGAAATGCAAGCACACCCTGAACAAAATGCATCAGCGGAAGAAG CAAATCGGCAAATCAAAGAGGAAGAAGTGGAACTAGAAACTCACACATCAGCCCTCAGCTCCTTTGATGTACCTAATGAGGAGGGTTATGCAAGGCTGAACAGGGAGGCAAACTACCCAGACCAGCTGTTTGGTGCTGAAGGCCAGAAATCAGGTGCTGGTTGGCTTCAAGTGGATCAGAAAGCTAAGCAGGATCCGAACTTTAATGTCCATGCTGGTCTTCATCAAAACCCCCACCCGGGTTACTCCAGCCTGCCTTTGGTAAAGAAATCTGGCTGCAGTGAGAGCCACCAGGATTCATTTAACCATCTCACATCTACCAAGTACAGCACCGTGTCCTATCGCAGGATCCGCAGAGGCAACACCCGTCAGAAGATAGATGAGTTTGAGTACATGATAATTAATCACTAA
- the LOC116322973 gene encoding polypeptide N-acetylgalactosaminyltransferase 5, with protein sequence MSIMRLRRYLRDSGRVLAFVFVASVIWLLFDMAALRMSLNEVNTQLVKERVIRDKEIFKQQLKATQHMRRGFKHPVQRMDWTHGGKGPLTSGVKLDQVYRHGGKERDEKRNFIKSQGDNVPKRDNGASLHNFTPNQEVRGKKKPVHFDLNVAVANVTQKNKLALKEEPVKVAESHRDKTDKANKAVKKQLQGEEAHPVKTTPKQPPNKDVKRIENEDTKEREQVSETVKSPVNEKKEPVKPLVVLQGGFDNKNNSAVRKSGVHKVLSLDLTSSPRDANAVGQFGQPAVVGWKEDAEVKKRWDEGHFNVYLSDKIPVDRAIPDTRPQMCEQSLVHDDLPSTSVIFCFVDEVWSTLLRSVHSVLNRSPPHLLKEIILVDDFSTKDYLKKQLDDYMAQFPKVRIVRLKERQGLIRARLAGAAVAKGEVLTFLDSHIECNVGWLEPLLERVYLDRKKVPCPVIEVISDKDMSYMMVDNFQRGIFKWPLVFGWSAVPPEDIKKFNLTISDPIRCPVMAGGLFSIDKQYFFELGTYDPGLDVWGGENMEISFKIWMCGGEIEIIPCSRVGHIFRGQNPYKFPKDRQKTVERNLARVAEVWLDEYKDLFYGHGYHHLLDKKLINIGNLTDQIELRKKLKCKSFKWYLDNVYPDMVAPLVKAEGLVFNRGLRKCLALHNGSLCFETCDLSKQGQHFNYTWMKHIQQQNLCVAAQGSKNRFALQSCDSTKPELRWFHKSSNSALAEHLIAEFVSNHMCLEAGPGSDDLRLSPCGPSNMFQKWQFTNYLV encoded by the exons atgtCAATAATGAGGCTTAGAAGATATTTAAGGGACAGTGGGAGGGTGCTGGCGTTTGTGTTCGTAGCTTCTGTCATTTGGCTGCTGTTTGACATGGCTGCTCTCCGCATGTCACTAAACGAAGTGAATACCCAGCTGGTAAAAGAGCGTGTGATAAGAGATAAGGAGATtttcaaacagcagctgaaggcCACGCAGCACATGAGAAGGGGGTTTAAACACCCGGTGCAGAGGATGGACTGGACACATGGGGGGAAAGGACCACTCACTTCAGGTGTCAAACTTGACCAGGTTTACAGACATGGAGGCAAAGAACGGGATGAAAAGAGGAACTTTATTAAAAGTCAAGGAGACAATGTTCCCAAACGTGATAATGGAGCTTCCCTGCACAATTTTACTCCAAATCAGGAAGTTCGTGGGAAGAAGAAACCTGTACATTTTGATCTAAATGTAGCAGTGGCAAATGTGACCCAgaaaaataaacttgccttAAAGGAGGAGCCTGTTAAAGTGGCAGAAAGTCATCGGGACAAGACGGATAAGGCAAATAAAGCAGTTAAGAAGCAGCTTCAGGGTGAGGAGGCACACCCAGTTAAAACAACACCCAAACAACCTCCCAACAAGGATGTAAAAAGAATAGAGAACGAAGATACAAAAGAGAGGGAGCAGGTCAGCGAGACTGTTAAAAGTCCTGTTAATGAAAAAAAGGAACCTGTGAAGCCTTTAGTCGTTCTCCAAGGAGGATTCGACAACAAGAATAACTCTGCTGTTAGAAAATCAGGTGTCCACAAAGTGCTTTCTCTGGATTTGACTTCCAGTCCTAGAGATGCTAACGCAGTAGGCCAGTTTGGTCAGCCAGCTGTCGTTGGCTGGAAAGAGGAtgcagaggtgaagaagagatggGACGAAGGCCATTTTAACGTCTACCTCAGTGACAAGATTCCAGTGGACCGTGCCATTCCAGACACCAGGCCGCAGAT GTGTGAACAGAGTCTGGTCCACGATGACTTACCTTCCACCAGTGTGATCTTCTGCTTCGTGGATGAAGTGTGGTCAACACTCCTCCGCTCTGTGCACAGTGTGCTCAACAGATCTCCACCCCATCTCCTTAAAGAAATTATTCTGGTGGATGACTTCAGCACAAAAG ACTATCTCAAAAAGCAGCTGGATGATTACATGGCCCAGTTCCCCAAAGTGCGAATCGTTCGTCTCAAGGAGCGCCAGGGCTTGATCAGAGCTAGGCTAGCTGGAGCTGCTGTTGCCAAAG GTGAGGTTCTTACCTTTCTTGACTCCCATATTGAATGCAATGTGGGGTGGCTGGAGCCGCTCTTAGAGAGAGTCTATCTGGATCGAAAGAAAGTACCCTGTCCAGTTATTGAAGTTATCAGTGATAAGGACATGAG TTATATGATGGTTGACAACTTCCAAAGGGGTATTTTCAAATGGCCTTTGGTGTTTGGTTGGAGTGCAGTACCACCAGAGGATATCAAGAAGTTTAATTTGACCATCTCTGATCCGATCAG ATGCCCTGTTATGGCTGGGGGCCTTTTTTCAATTGACAAACAATACTTCTTCGAACTTGGTACCTATGATCCCGGTCTGGATGTGTGGGGTGGGGAGAACATGGAGATTTCATTTAAG ATCTGGATGTGCGGTGGAGAAATCGAGATTATCCCCTGCTCTCGTGTGGGACACATTTTCCGCGGGCAGAATCCTTATAAATTTCCCAAAGACCGGCAGAAGACAGTGGAGCGTAACCTGGCAAGGGTGGCTGAAGTGTGGCTAGATGAGTACAAGGATCTTTTCTATGGCCATGGCTACCATCACCTGCTGGATAAAAAGCTCATTAATATTGGCAACCTCACAGACCAGATTGAGCTAAGGAAGAAGCTGAAATGCAAAAGCTTCAAGTGGTACCTGGATAATGTTTATCCGGACATGGTTGCTCCTTTAGTAAAAGCTGAAGGCCTG gtcttCAATCGTGGCTTAAGAAAATGCCTTGCTTTGCATAACGGCTCTTTGTGCTTTGAGACGTGTGATCTCAGCAAGCAG GGTCAGCACTTTAATTACACCTGGATGAAACACATTCAGCAGCAGAACTTGTGTGTTGCTGCCCAAGGCAGCAAGAATAGGTTTGCTTTACAGTCATGTGACAGCACCAAGCCTGAGCTCCGCTGGTTCCACAAATCGTCCAACTCTGCTCTG gcGGAGCACCTCATAGCAGAGTTTGTTTCCAACCATATGTGCCTGGAAGCAGGACCTGGGAGTGACGATCTTCGTCTCAGTCCTTGTGGACCCAGCAATATGTTCCAGAAGTGGCAGTTCACGAACTACCTTGTGTAG
- the LOC116323045 gene encoding cytohesin-interacting protein isoform X1: protein MHSIMNINGLQRQGSQESYILDNTPKKKSSLWYRASLRGSSDRHRHSTGSQPRVCKRNSASLCLQSKPAYSNSLVDYTDPQRTTIILEKQDNETFGFEIQTYGLQLKNSPALEMCTFVCKVNEDSVAESAGLTAGDIIVTINGVSIEGSSHQCVLDLIRKSTNCLKLETVCGNIVKQIELEKKMDALKQSLREKLVELQGLNLQEKRLMRGNLNDSSLDLLIDSTAILSSPVRRLGRRFSSDSSYRSVMTDDSDQASVFGDVSSPCPSSAASTTDDNCFFSRDFPSQDSSSAHTSSSSNHHQPLGRSSSSSLAGSTSSLSPSWEETRISSLFGTLPRRGRRTSVRKHILKLIPGLQRSVEEEEMGTNTQ from the exons ATGCACTCCATCATGAATATCAATGGACTTCAGCGCCAGGGCAGCCAGGAGAGTTACATTCTGGATAATACCCCAAAGAAGAAAAGTTCTCTGTGGTACCGAGCTTCACTGAGGGGGAGCAGTGATCGGCACCGTCACAGCACTGGCTCGCAACCCCGAGTTTGCAAG aggAACTCTGCATCTCTCTGTTTGCAGTCCAAGCCGGCTTACTCCAACTCACTGGTTGATTACACAGACCCACAACG AACCACGATTATCTTGGAAAAGCAAGACAATGAAACATTTGGTTTTGAAATTCAG ACTTACGGGCTGCAGCTGAAAAACAGCCCTGCATTGGAGATGTGCACGTTTGTTTGCAAGGTGAACGAGGACAGCGTAGCTGAGAGTGCTGGCCTGACCGCAG GCGATATAATTGTCACGATCAATGGTGTCAGCATTGAAGGCTCATCTCACCAGTGCGTGCTTGATCTGATAAGAAAATCCACCAACTGTCTAAA gctggagactgttTGTGGGAATATAGTGAAGCAGATAGAGTTGGAGAAGAAGATGGACGCCCTCAAG CAATCACTACGTGAGAAATTGGTGGAGCTGCAGGGCCTTAATTTACAGGAAAAGCGTCTAATGCGAG GTAATTTAAATGACAGCAGTCTCGACCTCCTGATAGACTCCACAGCTATTTTGAGCTCCCCCGTCAGGCGCTTGGGCCGGCGTTTTTCCAGTGACAGCAGCTACAGGAGTGTGATGACAGATGATAGTGACCAAGCCAGTGTGTTTGGGGACGTGAGCTCACCCTGTCCCAGCAGTGCAGCCAGCACCACAGATGATAACTGCTTCTTCTCCAGAGACTTTCCTTCACAAGACAGCTCTTCAGCTCACACATCGAGCTCCAGCAATCACCACCAACCCCTTGGCCGCTCCAGCAGCTCCAGTTTGGCCGGCAGCACCAGCTCTCTGTCTCCGTCCTGGGAGGAAACAAGGATCTCGTCCTTGTTTGGGACCCTGCCCAGAAGAGGCAGGAGAACCAGTGTCCGCAAACACATCCTCAAGTTAATTCCTGGACTTCAGCGATCAGttgaagaggaggagatgggAACAAACACTCAGTGA
- the LOC116323045 gene encoding cytohesin-interacting protein isoform X2: protein MHSIMNINGLQRQGSQESYILDNTPKKKSSLWYRASLRGSSDRHRHSTGSQPRVCKSKPAYSNSLVDYTDPQRTTIILEKQDNETFGFEIQTYGLQLKNSPALEMCTFVCKVNEDSVAESAGLTAGDIIVTINGVSIEGSSHQCVLDLIRKSTNCLKLETVCGNIVKQIELEKKMDALKQSLREKLVELQGLNLQEKRLMRGNLNDSSLDLLIDSTAILSSPVRRLGRRFSSDSSYRSVMTDDSDQASVFGDVSSPCPSSAASTTDDNCFFSRDFPSQDSSSAHTSSSSNHHQPLGRSSSSSLAGSTSSLSPSWEETRISSLFGTLPRRGRRTSVRKHILKLIPGLQRSVEEEEMGTNTQ, encoded by the exons ATGCACTCCATCATGAATATCAATGGACTTCAGCGCCAGGGCAGCCAGGAGAGTTACATTCTGGATAATACCCCAAAGAAGAAAAGTTCTCTGTGGTACCGAGCTTCACTGAGGGGGAGCAGTGATCGGCACCGTCACAGCACTGGCTCGCAACCCCGAGTTTGCAAG TCCAAGCCGGCTTACTCCAACTCACTGGTTGATTACACAGACCCACAACG AACCACGATTATCTTGGAAAAGCAAGACAATGAAACATTTGGTTTTGAAATTCAG ACTTACGGGCTGCAGCTGAAAAACAGCCCTGCATTGGAGATGTGCACGTTTGTTTGCAAGGTGAACGAGGACAGCGTAGCTGAGAGTGCTGGCCTGACCGCAG GCGATATAATTGTCACGATCAATGGTGTCAGCATTGAAGGCTCATCTCACCAGTGCGTGCTTGATCTGATAAGAAAATCCACCAACTGTCTAAA gctggagactgttTGTGGGAATATAGTGAAGCAGATAGAGTTGGAGAAGAAGATGGACGCCCTCAAG CAATCACTACGTGAGAAATTGGTGGAGCTGCAGGGCCTTAATTTACAGGAAAAGCGTCTAATGCGAG GTAATTTAAATGACAGCAGTCTCGACCTCCTGATAGACTCCACAGCTATTTTGAGCTCCCCCGTCAGGCGCTTGGGCCGGCGTTTTTCCAGTGACAGCAGCTACAGGAGTGTGATGACAGATGATAGTGACCAAGCCAGTGTGTTTGGGGACGTGAGCTCACCCTGTCCCAGCAGTGCAGCCAGCACCACAGATGATAACTGCTTCTTCTCCAGAGACTTTCCTTCACAAGACAGCTCTTCAGCTCACACATCGAGCTCCAGCAATCACCACCAACCCCTTGGCCGCTCCAGCAGCTCCAGTTTGGCCGGCAGCACCAGCTCTCTGTCTCCGTCCTGGGAGGAAACAAGGATCTCGTCCTTGTTTGGGACCCTGCCCAGAAGAGGCAGGAGAACCAGTGTCCGCAAACACATCCTCAAGTTAATTCCTGGACTTCAGCGATCAGttgaagaggaggagatgggAACAAACACTCAGTGA
- the LOC116322906 gene encoding activin receptor type-1C, whose protein sequence is MTRPGKQCFQAALIFLTVAQLTAGLKCVCQLCANNTCETAADGACWNSVMLIDGKEEAVKSCLSPSEMKGQVFCYSSRNVSKRNCCFTDFCNNETLHLYPERPSEEPGWSRLQLIVVILVPSCLLCVGILLGVFVVQGHRCAYRRSHKQDPEEPLDDQMLMSPDKSLKDLIYDMSTSGSGSGLPLLVQRTIARTIVLQETIGKGRYGEVWRGKWRGEDVAVKIFSSRDERSWFREAEIYQTVMLRHENILGFIAADNKDNGSWTQLWLVSEYHEHGSLYDYLNRHTVSVEGMIILALSIASGLAHLHMEIIGTQGKPAIAHRDLKSKNVLVKKNGTAVIADLGLAVKLDSSTNTIDIPSNHRVGTKRYMAPEILDETININTFESFKRADIYSLGLVFWELARRCSDRGLHEDFQLPYYDMVPSDPSIEDMRKVVCDQKLRPSIPNQWQSCEALRVMGKLMRECWYANSAARLTALRVKKTLSQLSVIKDIKE, encoded by the exons GTTTGAAGTGTGTGTGCCAGCTGTGTGCCAACAACACCTGTGAGACAGCAGCAGACGGCGCCTGCTGGAACTCTGTGATGCTGATCGATGGGAAGGAGGAGGCAGTGAAGTCCTGCCTGTCCCCCTCTGAGATGAAAGGCCAGGTCTTCTGCTACAGCTCCAGAAATGTCTCCAAAAGGAACTGTTGCTTCACTGACTTCTGCAACAACGAGACCCTGCACCTATACCCAG AGAGGCCTTCAGAAGAACCCGGCTGGAGCAGGCTGCAGCTCATCGTGGTGATCCTGGTGCCCTCCTGCTTGCTGTGTGTAGGGATCCTGCTAGGCGTCTTTGTTGTGCAGGGCCACCGTTGTGCCTACAGGCGATCCCACAAGCAGGACCCGGAGGAGCCTCTGGATGATCAGATGCTAATGTCACCTGACAAAAGTCTCAAAGATCTGATATATGACATGAGCACTTCTGGTTCAGGATCAG GGCTGCCACTGCTGGTCCAGCGAACCATAGCTCGAACCATCGTCCTGCAGGAGACCATCGGAAAAGGTCGATACGGTGAGGTGTGGCGGGGCAAGTGGAGGGGCGAGGACGTGGCAGTTAAGATCTTCTCTTCCAGGGACGAGCGCTCGTGGTTCCGTGAAGCTGAGATCTATCAGACTGTCATGCTCAGGCACGAAAACATCCTGGGCTTTATTGCTGCTGATAACAAAG ATAACGGCTCATGGACTCAGCTCTGGTTGGTGTCAGAGTACCATGAGCACGGCTCCCTGTATGATTACCTGAACAGGCAcacggtctcagtggaaggcATGATTATTCTTGCTCTGTCCATAGCCAGTGGGCTGGCACATCTCCACATGGAAATCATTGGCACACAGG GGAAGCCAGCCATTGCTCACAGAGACCTAAAGTCTAAAAATGTCTTAGTGAAGAAGAACGGGACGGCGGTGATTGCAGATTTGGGTTTGGCCGTGAAACTCGACTCCAGCACAAACACCATAGACATACCATCCAACCACAGAGTGGGAACTAAGAG GTACATGGCTCCAGAAATCCTGGATGAGACAATCAATATAAACACCTTTGAGTCATTTAAGCGGGCGGATATCTATTCATTAGGCCTGGTGTTCTGGGAACTGGCCAGAAGATGCTCTGATAGGG GACTTCATGAGGATTTTCAGCTGCCTTATTATGACATGGTGCCTTCAGATCCATCCATTGAGGACATGAGGAAAGTGGTTTGCGATCAGAAGCTCAGACCCAGCATACCCAATCAGTGGCAGAGCTGTGAG GCTCTGCGTGTGATGGGCAAGCTGATGAGGGAGTGCTGGTACGCCAACTCTGCTGCGCGACTGACTGCTCTGCGGGTCAAGAAGACCTTGTCTCAGCTATCCGTTATCAAGGACATCAAAGAATAG